ACTGTAAGTTCTAAGGATAACGAAAGAGATATTCTGTCGCCCTTTTTGATTACATCTTTGCCCTTTATCTTCATTCCATTTATATAAACTCCATTTGTGCTATTTAAATCCTCAACATACCAGATACCTGCCTGTTTGAAAAATTTTGCATGTCTTCTTGAAACAGTTTTATATTCCCCCAAATATTCTTTCCCTTTTTCATGTCTGCCTACCACATCGCCACTAAAAACTTCTAACACAAAATCTTTCCCTCTCAAAATAATTTTGGAAACTTCAACCATTGTTCTATCATCGAAAGACTCTTTTTTAAAAGATTCTTTTCTTTCTATCCCTTCAGCCTTCTTAGCTTCTCTGACTGCATTGTTCTCAGTTACAGGCACATTTATTATATCTGCCATGCATTTGACGCAGATTATTTCGTCAGGAGGATTTTGCCAATTACAATTCGGACATATCTTATATCTCTCCATTTATGAACACCTCAGCATCTTTTTGGTATGGTATGCCTATTATAACTATTTTATCTTTTTGATTAATAATCTGAAGAACTCTTTCTTTTTTCTTTTTTATCCAGAGTGAATAATCATTACTCAAAGACTTATTAAAAAGGAAAAATCGCTGATTTTCTGAGCCTTTCCAAATCAATTCACTTTCAAGCCCTTTTATAAAAGGGGAATCTACTATTGCATCTATTAGTTTCAAGATATTTTTATGTTTATTCAAAAGGTATTCATATGTGTATCCAGTATAAACAAGAATGTCATCAAAAAAGTCTCTTATAGAACTTAAAAGAATCTGCAGTGGTACATGCTGGTCAAATGGCTCTCCACCACTTATTGTTAGTCTTTTGCAACCAAAACTCTTCAGGATATTAGTAACCTGTTCTATTTTAATTGCTCTGTTTTTATCAAATTCCCATGTATGCGAAGACATGCATCCTTTACATCTTATTGAACATCCCTGCAGCCAAATACCAACTCTTTTACCAGGTCCAAGTGTGTAAACAGGATAATGTATAATATTAACTAATAACTCTTCCATTAAGTTCCCACCTGTCATCTTTTTTAAGTAATTCATTAATCACCACAGTACTTTCTGCTTGAGGAAACAACTTAAACAGAAGCTCTGAGAGAGGATTTATAAATAATAGTTCAAGTTTATTGCCTATTCCTCTTCCACCCATGGACAGGTCTTTTACAATTTCTTCATATATCTTTTGCTGCACATTATCTGATATTTCAAGCTTTACCCCCTTATCTTCTTCAAGTTTTATCTTAACATTATTCAACATTTTATCCAATATTCTTTTTACATTTTCATTGCGTATAAAATCAAATACAATAATGTTTTCTCCTATACGATTCAAAATTTCAGGTCTTGCAATCTTGAATGTAAAATATTCTTTTATGGCTTCAGTCAAAATCTTCTCAATTTCATCATAACTCATTTCTGGTGAGATACGCTGTATTTTTTTGCCATCCGACGTCACTTCAAAAACACCAAGATTAGATGTAAATATTATTAGACTTTCAGAAAAGTATACAGTTTCTCCTCTGCCAGAGGTAAGTCTACCATCGTCAAGTATTTGTAAGAAAATATCAAGTATTTTGGGATGAGCTTTTTCTATCTCATCAAAGAGGATTACTGAAAAAGGATTTTGTTTTACAGCATTTGTCAATTCTCCACCAACATCATATCCCACATATCCGGGCGGCGCACCAATGAGTCTTTGGTCAGAATGTTCGTGTGAAAACTCTGACATATCAAATCGTATATAATGATGCTCACTTCCAAATATTAATTCTGTTATAGCTTTTGCAAGTTCAGTTTTCCCCACACCGGTTGGCCCTGCAAAAAACAAAACGCCTTTAGGTCTGTTTGAATATCTCGAAAATTGTGAACCCGAAAGATTGAAAAAAGCTCTTCTCAATATAGTAGCTGCTTGTTTTATAGCTTTTTCTTGCCCCATAACTCTTCTTTTTAAAAATTCCTCTGCGTTATTCAACCTGTCTTTATCTACTTTTGCCCATGGATTTTCGCTGACACCAACTTTGTATCTCCTTGTTGCTTCACCAATTTCTCTTGCACTCAGATTTTCTCTCTTTGACAAAACTACTATAGAAAGCATTTCCCTTGCAAACATGCCAGATGTCAGATTTACAAAATCTTTTATCAATTCTTCTTTTTTGCTGTCAGGTAAACTTGTCCACTCATCCATTCGCGGTAAAAGAGCCTGTGCTATCCATCTTCTTATCTCAAAATCAGGTTTTGGAATAGGAATTGTTCTTATTCTTGGATTTTCTACAGTATACCATGGCGGTAAATCATTTTCTTTTTCTACAAGGAAAATTATTGGATTAAAAGAAGGTGGATTACCTTTTTGGTTTATGTTAATAGAGAGCTTGAATGTGTGGTAAAGAAAATCTGGTAAATCTTTGCTGCAAGAAATCTCTGGCAATCTCGATGAAAAGTTAATAACAACAGCTGTCTTTTCATCTCCTGTAATAAATTTTTCTATAGTTTCATACACATCAAGCAAAGACACAACTTTATCACCAATTTTTCTTCGAGTAAGGTTTGCAAATATTCCTTCATCTCCCTTTAATAGTCTAAATCCTTCAAGAG
The sequence above is drawn from the Caldicellulosiruptor bescii DSM 6725 genome and encodes:
- a CDS encoding FHA domain-containing protein is translated as MERYKICPNCNWQNPPDEIICVKCMADIINVPVTENNAVREAKKAEGIERKESFKKESFDDRTMVEVSKIILRGKDFVLEVFSGDVVGRHEKGKEYLGEYKTVSRRHAKFFKQAGIWYVEDLNSTNGVYINGMKIKGKDVIKKGDRISLSLSLELTVDELQ
- a CDS encoding 4Fe-4S single cluster domain-containing protein, coding for MEELLVNIIHYPVYTLGPGKRVGIWLQGCSIRCKGCMSSHTWEFDKNRAIKIEQVTNILKSFGCKRLTISGGEPFDQHVPLQILLSSIRDFFDDILVYTGYTYEYLLNKHKNILKLIDAIVDSPFIKGLESELIWKGSENQRFFLFNKSLSNDYSLWIKKKKERVLQIINQKDKIVIIGIPYQKDAEVFINGEI
- a CDS encoding AAA family ATPase; protein product: MANEIIPEKIKGIPKFAKELLRFCSITSQFILFGNIYDLFPFPQGEKYIPMNITQFIAHLLTTYDNYKIVIEYVPLEGFRLLKGDEGIFANLTRRKIGDKVVSLLDVYETIEKFITGDEKTAVVINFSSRLPEISCSKDLPDFLYHTFKLSININQKGNPPSFNPIIFLVEKENDLPPWYTVENPRIRTIPIPKPDFEIRRWIAQALLPRMDEWTSLPDSKKEELIKDFVNLTSGMFAREMLSIVVLSKRENLSAREIGEATRRYKVGVSENPWAKVDKDRLNNAEEFLKRRVMGQEKAIKQAATILRRAFFNLSGSQFSRYSNRPKGVLFFAGPTGVGKTELAKAITELIFGSEHHYIRFDMSEFSHEHSDQRLIGAPPGYVGYDVGGELTNAVKQNPFSVILFDEIEKAHPKILDIFLQILDDGRLTSGRGETVYFSESLIIFTSNLGVFEVTSDGKKIQRISPEMSYDEIEKILTEAIKEYFTFKIARPEILNRIGENIIVFDFIRNENVKRILDKMLNNVKIKLEEDKGVKLEISDNVQQKIYEEIVKDLSMGGRGIGNKLELLFINPLSELLFKLFPQAESTVVINELLKKDDRWELNGRVIS